In one window of Pseudooceanicola aestuarii DNA:
- a CDS encoding ABC transporter ATP-binding protein encodes MTQQPPVIEIRDLHKAYGALEVLKGVSITANRGDVVSLIGSSGSGKSTLLRCANLLEDSQQGDVLFKGESVHWRGSGSHRRPGDAKQVLRIRTNLSMVFQQFNLWSHMTILQNVMEAPVTVLGRDRAEVEPRARDYLAKVGIGDKADAWPAQLSGGQQQRAAIARALCMEPEALLFDEPTSALDPELEQEVVKVIKDLAAEGRTMILVTHDMRLAADLSDTVVFLHQGRIIEEGPPDRIFGAPETERLRQFLSATQAA; translated from the coding sequence GTGACCCAGCAACCGCCCGTTATCGAAATCCGTGACCTGCACAAGGCCTATGGCGCGCTCGAAGTGCTCAAGGGGGTCTCCATCACTGCCAATCGCGGCGATGTCGTCTCTCTCATCGGGTCGTCGGGATCGGGAAAATCCACCCTTCTGCGCTGCGCCAACCTGCTGGAAGACAGCCAGCAGGGCGATGTCCTGTTCAAGGGCGAATCCGTGCACTGGCGCGGGAGCGGCAGCCACCGCCGTCCGGGCGATGCGAAACAAGTGCTGCGCATCCGCACCAACCTGTCGATGGTGTTCCAGCAGTTCAACCTGTGGTCGCACATGACCATCTTGCAAAACGTGATGGAGGCCCCGGTGACCGTGCTGGGCCGCGACCGGGCGGAGGTCGAGCCGCGCGCCCGCGACTACCTGGCCAAGGTCGGCATCGGCGACAAGGCCGACGCCTGGCCCGCGCAATTGTCCGGCGGCCAGCAGCAGCGCGCCGCCATCGCCCGCGCCCTGTGCATGGAGCCGGAGGCCCTGCTGTTCGATGAGCCGACATCGGCGCTCGATCCCGAGCTGGAGCAGGAAGTCGTCAAGGTGATCAAGGACCTGGCCGCCGAGGGTCGCACCATGATCCTGGTCACCCATGACATGCGCCTGGCCGCCGACCTGTCCGATACCGTGGTCTTCCTGCACCAGGGCCGCATCATCGAGGAAGGCCCCCCCGACCGAATTTTCGGCGCCCCGGAGACGGAGCGCCTTCGCCAGTTTCTCAGCGCGACACAAGCCGCCTGA
- a CDS encoding phosphate/phosphite/phosphonate ABC transporter substrate-binding protein has protein sequence MTDGPTGRAGSGLIAALPMYDRPGTRSAHDRLWQLIARDLPGAPAALTRPSDPWQVWTSPDLLLAQTCGLPYREILHDRVTLVATPVHDLPCPPGQYDSVLIARADDRRQTLADFDGAAFAYNEGLSQSGWAAPMTALRAAAVQPGDFLETGAHAASARAVASGAADLAGIDAVTWAILRDHDPAPAALRVIGRSAASPALPWITARDRDPDPIRRALARAIADLSADDRSTLHLSGMTLVPSATYLAQRDRFVAPRRKGNA, from the coding sequence GTGACCGACGGGCCGACAGGCCGTGCCGGCAGCGGGCTGATCGCCGCGCTGCCGATGTACGACCGCCCCGGCACCCGCAGCGCACACGACCGGCTGTGGCAATTGATCGCCCGCGACCTGCCCGGCGCGCCCGCCGCGCTGACCCGACCGTCGGATCCGTGGCAGGTCTGGACCTCTCCCGACCTGCTGCTGGCGCAGACCTGCGGCCTGCCCTATCGCGAGATTCTGCATGACCGCGTCACCCTGGTCGCCACCCCGGTGCATGACCTGCCCTGCCCGCCTGGCCAATATGACAGCGTGTTGATCGCCCGCGCCGATGATCGGCGCCAGACGCTGGCCGATTTCGACGGCGCCGCCTTCGCCTATAACGAGGGGCTGTCGCAATCCGGCTGGGCCGCGCCGATGACCGCGCTGCGTGCGGCGGCGGTGCAGCCGGGCGATTTCCTGGAGACCGGGGCGCATGCGGCCTCCGCCCGGGCAGTGGCGTCCGGGGCGGCCGACCTGGCCGGGATCGACGCCGTGACCTGGGCCATCCTGCGCGACCACGATCCCGCCCCCGCCGCGCTGCGGGTCATCGGGCGCAGCGCCGCCTCTCCGGCGCTGCCGTGGATCACCGCCCGGGACCGTGACCCCGATCCGATCCGTCGCGCGCTGGCCCGCGCCATCGCCGATCTGTCCGCCGACGACCGTTCCACGCTGCATCTGTCGGGCATGACGCTGGTTCCCTCGGCCACCTACCTTGCCCAACGCGACCGCTTTGTCGCGCCAAGACGCAAGGGCAACGCCTGA
- a CDS encoding TerB family tellurite resistance protein, translating into MFADFLSRLIAPAPQVLPDADARLALTALLVRVARSDGSYDAGERAQIARIAATRYRLDETDTSRLLADAETLEQEAPDTVRFTRAIKDAVPFEDRLAVVEALWKVVLADGKREQEEDALLRLVASLLGITDQDSAHARHRAQAELDADGA; encoded by the coding sequence ATGTTCGCTGATTTCCTCTCCCGTCTCATCGCGCCCGCGCCGCAGGTTCTGCCCGACGCCGACGCCCGTCTGGCCCTGACCGCGCTGCTGGTCCGGGTCGCCCGTTCCGACGGCAGCTATGACGCGGGGGAGCGGGCGCAGATCGCCCGCATCGCCGCCACCCGCTATCGCCTGGACGAAACCGACACCAGCCGCCTGCTGGCCGATGCCGAAACCCTGGAACAGGAGGCGCCGGATACCGTGCGCTTTACCCGCGCGATCAAGGACGCGGTTCCGTTCGAGGACCGGCTGGCCGTGGTCGAAGCACTGTGGAAGGTCGTGCTGGCCGATGGCAAGCGGGAGCAGGAAGAAGACGCGCTGTTGCGTCTTGTCGCCAGCCTGCTGGGCATCACCGATCAGGACAGCGCCCATGCCCGCCACCGTGCCCAGGCGGAGCTGGACGCCGACGGCGCGTGA
- the ppk2 gene encoding polyphosphate kinase 2 produces the protein MSPEEFKDAEDWLEAELKDEMDQDYEIEMEDAVLSMKIREIYRKSHGRSIPRPQYFRDLLRLQSELIKLQDWVVHNKEKVVVIFEGRDSAGKGGVIKRITQRLNPRVVRTVALPAPSDREKTQWYFQRYVPHLPAGGEIVLFDRSWYNRAGVERVMGFAEEEQVQDFFHDVPEFERMLVRSGIRLVKYWFSITDEEQQMRFLIRIHDPLKQWKLSPMDLQSRVRWEDYTKAKEEMLARTNIAEAPWYIVPGNDKKRARLNCMDHLLSLFPYTDVPHEEVALPERVYNSDYERSILPPELYVPSKY, from the coding sequence ATGTCCCCCGAAGAATTCAAGGACGCCGAAGACTGGCTGGAAGCCGAGTTGAAGGACGAGATGGATCAGGATTACGAGATCGAGATGGAGGATGCCGTCCTCTCGATGAAGATCCGGGAGATCTACCGCAAGTCCCACGGCCGCAGCATCCCGCGCCCGCAATATTTCCGCGACCTGCTGCGCCTGCAATCGGAACTGATCAAGCTTCAGGATTGGGTGGTGCACAACAAGGAAAAGGTCGTCGTCATCTTCGAGGGCCGCGACAGCGCCGGCAAGGGCGGGGTGATCAAGCGGATCACCCAGCGGCTGAATCCGCGCGTGGTGCGCACCGTCGCCCTGCCCGCCCCGTCGGATCGGGAAAAGACGCAATGGTATTTCCAGCGCTACGTGCCCCACTTGCCCGCAGGCGGGGAAATCGTGCTGTTCGACCGCTCCTGGTACAACCGCGCCGGGGTGGAGCGCGTCATGGGCTTTGCCGAGGAAGAGCAGGTTCAGGACTTCTTTCACGACGTACCGGAATTCGAACGGATGCTGGTGCGATCGGGGATCCGGCTGGTGAAATACTGGTTCTCGATCACCGACGAGGAACAGCAGATGCGGTTCCTGATCCGCATCCACGATCCGCTGAAGCAATGGAAACTCTCGCCCATGGACCTGCAATCGCGGGTGCGATGGGAGGATTACACCAAGGCCAAGGAAGAGATGCTGGCTCGTACCAACATCGCCGAAGCGCCATGGTACATCGTGCCCGGCAACGACAAGAAACGCGCCCGGCTGAACTGCATGGACCACTTGCTGTCGCTGTTCCCCTATACCGACGTCCCGCACGAGGAGGTCGCCCTGCCCGAACGTGTCTACAACAGTGATTACGAACGCTCCATCCTGCCGCCCGAACTCTACGTGCCGTCGAAATACTAA
- a CDS encoding DUF421 domain-containing protein, giving the protein MTQDMFFQGWGGVLRVLIVGTLAYGWLVLLLRVSGKRTLAKLNAFDLVVTVAIGSTLASILLSNSIALAEGITALTLLVGLQYAVAFLSVRWRPFARAMRSEPTLLLHDGAFCHAAMRRARVTEGELMTVLRADGRRATPDEVGAIVLESDGSFSVLERKAGAILKFDAPHQTVT; this is encoded by the coding sequence ATGACTCAGGACATGTTCTTTCAGGGCTGGGGTGGCGTGTTGCGCGTGCTGATCGTCGGCACGCTGGCCTATGGTTGGCTGGTGCTTTTGTTGCGGGTCTCGGGCAAGCGAACGCTGGCCAAGCTGAACGCGTTTGACCTGGTCGTGACGGTGGCCATCGGCTCTACCCTCGCCTCCATCCTGCTGTCGAATTCCATCGCCCTGGCGGAAGGGATCACCGCGCTGACCCTGTTGGTTGGGTTGCAATACGCGGTGGCGTTCCTGTCGGTGCGCTGGCGCCCTTTTGCCCGCGCCATGCGGTCCGAACCCACGCTGCTGTTGCATGACGGCGCCTTCTGTCACGCAGCCATGCGCCGCGCACGCGTCACCGAAGGCGAACTGATGACCGTGCTGCGCGCCGACGGTCGCCGCGCCACCCCTGACGAGGTCGGCGCCATCGTGCTGGAAAGCGACGGATCCTTCTCTGTCCTGGAGCGCAAGGCAGGCGCCATCCTCAAATTCGACGCCCCTCATCAAACCGTCACATAG
- a CDS encoding CTP synthase, whose protein sequence is MARYIFITGGVVSSLGKGLASAALGALLQARGFSVRLRKLDPYLNVDPGTMSPFEHGEVFVTDDGAETDLDLGHYERFTGVAARMTDSVSSGRIYSNVLEKERRGDYLGKTIQVIPHVTNEIKDFLSVGEDEVDFMLCEIGGTVGDIEGLPFFEAIRQFAQDKPRGQCIFMHLTLLPWLAASGELKTKPTQHSVKELRSIGLQPDILVCRSEQPIPEKEREKLALFCNVRPESVIAAYDLASIYEAPLAYHHEGLDQAVLDAFQISPAPKPDLTTWQDVYDRIHTTDGEVKIAVVGKYTQLEDAYKSIKEALIHGGMANRIKVTTEWVDAEIFDHEDAAPHLEGFHAILVPGGFGERGTEGKIKAAQFARERKIPYLGICLGMQMAVIEAARNLAGVETAGSEEFDHEAGKKRFEPVVYHLKEWVQGNHAVRRKVDDDKGGTMRLGAYTAALTEGSRVAQVYGTDTIEERHRHRYEVDIRYRDQLEQHGLTFSGMSPDGRLPEIVEVEDHPWFIGVQFHPELKSKPFSPHPLFKDFVRAAKEVSRLV, encoded by the coding sequence ATGGCACGGTATATCTTCATCACGGGCGGCGTGGTGTCGTCCCTCGGGAAAGGCCTGGCCTCTGCCGCGCTTGGCGCGTTGTTGCAGGCCCGCGGCTTTTCGGTCCGGCTCCGCAAACTGGACCCGTACCTGAACGTCGATCCCGGCACGATGTCGCCCTTCGAGCACGGCGAAGTCTTCGTCACCGACGATGGCGCGGAAACCGACCTGGACCTGGGGCATTACGAACGCTTCACCGGGGTCGCCGCGCGGATGACCGACAGCGTGTCTTCCGGCCGGATCTATTCCAACGTGCTGGAGAAGGAGCGTCGCGGCGACTATCTGGGCAAGACGATTCAGGTGATCCCGCACGTCACCAACGAGATCAAGGATTTCCTCTCTGTCGGGGAGGACGAGGTCGATTTCATGCTGTGCGAGATCGGCGGCACCGTCGGTGACATCGAGGGGCTGCCCTTCTTCGAGGCGATCCGCCAATTCGCCCAGGACAAGCCGCGCGGGCAATGCATCTTCATGCATCTGACGCTGCTGCCCTGGCTGGCCGCCAGCGGGGAACTGAAGACCAAGCCGACCCAGCACTCCGTCAAGGAACTGCGCTCCATCGGGTTGCAGCCGGACATCCTGGTCTGCCGCTCCGAACAGCCGATCCCCGAGAAGGAGCGGGAAAAGCTGGCCCTGTTCTGCAACGTGCGCCCCGAATCGGTGATCGCCGCCTATGACCTGGCCTCCATCTACGAGGCCCCCCTGGCCTACCACCACGAAGGGCTGGACCAGGCGGTGCTGGACGCCTTCCAGATTTCTCCCGCGCCGAAACCGGACCTGACCACCTGGCAGGATGTCTACGACCGCATCCACACCACCGATGGTGAGGTCAAGATCGCCGTGGTGGGCAAGTACACGCAGCTGGAAGACGCCTACAAATCCATCAAGGAGGCGTTGATTCACGGCGGCATGGCCAACCGGATCAAGGTGACGACCGAATGGGTGGATGCCGAGATCTTCGATCACGAGGACGCGGCACCGCATCTCGAAGGGTTCCACGCCATCCTGGTGCCCGGCGGCTTTGGCGAGCGCGGCACCGAGGGCAAGATCAAGGCGGCGCAATTCGCCCGCGAACGCAAGATCCCCTATCTGGGCATCTGTCTCGGCATGCAGATGGCCGTGATCGAGGCGGCGCGCAACCTGGCCGGCGTGGAAACCGCCGGGTCGGAAGAATTCGACCACGAGGCCGGCAAGAAGCGGTTCGAACCTGTCGTCTACCACCTGAAGGAATGGGTGCAGGGCAACCATGCCGTGCGCCGCAAGGTCGATGACGACAAGGGCGGCACCATGCGCCTGGGCGCCTATACCGCAGCCCTGACCGAAGGATCGCGTGTCGCGCAGGTCTACGGCACCGACACGATCGAGGAACGCCACCGCCACCGCTACGAGGTCGATATCCGGTACCGTGACCAGCTTGAGCAGCACGGGCTGACCTTCTCCGGCATGTCCCCGGACGGACGGCTGCCGGAAATCGTGGAGGTTGAAGACCACCCTTGGTTCATCGGCGTCCAGTTCCACCCCGAGCTGAAGTCGAAACCGTTCTCCCCGCATCCGCTGTTCAAGGATTTCGTCCGGGCGGCCAAGGAAGTCTCCCGCCTGGTCTGA
- the secG gene encoding preprotein translocase subunit SecG, which yields MENVVLIVHLILALALIGVVLLQRSEGGGLGMGGGGGGAVSGRAAATALGKVTWGLAIAFIITSLTLTIIAAEKSAGTSVLDRFGTPEASEPADPTAPVLPDGGSLIPPPAGGNDTGGLTPSAD from the coding sequence ATGGAAAACGTCGTTCTCATCGTCCACCTGATCCTGGCGCTTGCGCTGATCGGTGTCGTGCTTCTGCAACGTTCCGAAGGGGGCGGGCTGGGCATGGGCGGCGGCGGCGGCGGTGCCGTCTCGGGCCGCGCCGCGGCCACGGCCCTGGGCAAGGTCACCTGGGGCTTGGCCATCGCTTTCATCATCACGTCGCTGACGCTGACGATCATCGCGGCGGAAAAATCCGCCGGAACTTCGGTTCTGGACCGGTTCGGCACGCCCGAAGCATCGGAACCCGCCGACCCCACCGCGCCGGTCCTGCCTGATGGCGGATCGCTGATCCCGCCGCCCGCAGGCGGCAATGACACCGGTGGCCTCACGCCCTCCGCCGATTGA
- a CDS encoding DUF6524 family protein has translation MGFFVRWVAAFVLLALTFNPTQWNYVRWSSQHWEEQMPLALLFGLLLFVAYLIYLRATLRSIGLFGMGLVLAITGALLWVLYDYGILDLGNRNQNVWLGIFALSLVLGIGLSWSLIRRRLSGQVDIDDVDEE, from the coding sequence ATGGGGTTCTTTGTTCGCTGGGTTGCAGCCTTTGTCTTGTTGGCGCTGACCTTCAATCCGACGCAGTGGAATTACGTCCGCTGGAGCAGTCAGCACTGGGAGGAGCAGATGCCGCTGGCCCTGTTGTTCGGGCTGCTACTGTTCGTCGCATACCTGATCTACCTGCGCGCCACGCTGCGGTCGATCGGGCTGTTCGGCATGGGGCTGGTGCTGGCGATCACCGGCGCGTTGCTGTGGGTTCTGTACGATTACGGCATTCTTGATCTGGGCAACCGCAACCAGAACGTCTGGCTGGGCATCTTCGCGCTGTCGCTGGTGCTGGGAATCGGGCTGAGCTGGTCGTTGATCCGCCGCCGGCTGTCCGGTCAGGTCGATATCGACGACGTGGACGAAGAATAG
- a CDS encoding adenylosuccinate synthase has protein sequence MANVVVVGAQWGDEGKGKIVDWLSERADVICRFQGGHNAGHTLVIDGEVFKLHALPSGVVRGGKLSVIGNGVVLDPWHLVTEIETVQKQGVEITPQTLMIAENTPLILPLHGELDRAREEAASKGTKIGTTGRGIGPAYEDKVGRRAIRVADLADEATLIARVDRALQHHDPLRRGLGIDAVDRDGLIAQLKEIASKILPYAAPVWKVLNEKRRAGNRILFEGAQGALLDIDFGTYPFVTSSNVIAGQAATGTGVGPGSIDFVLGIVKAYTTRVGEGPFPTELDDENGQRLGEQGHEFGTTTGRKRRCGWFDACLVRQTCVTSGVTGIALTKLDVLDGFETLKICTGYELDGERLDYLPIAADQQARCTPIYEEMPGWSESTEGARSWADLPANAIKYVRRVEELIECPVALLSTSPEREDTILVTDPFSD, from the coding sequence ATGGCCAATGTCGTCGTCGTCGGAGCCCAGTGGGGTGACGAAGGTAAGGGAAAGATCGTTGATTGGCTGTCCGAACGGGCAGACGTGATCTGCCGCTTCCAGGGCGGTCACAACGCCGGTCACACGCTGGTCATTGATGGCGAGGTGTTCAAGCTGCACGCGCTGCCGTCCGGCGTGGTGCGCGGCGGCAAGCTGTCGGTGATCGGCAACGGTGTGGTGCTGGATCCCTGGCATCTGGTGACCGAGATCGAGACGGTCCAGAAACAGGGGGTGGAGATCACGCCCCAGACGCTGATGATCGCGGAGAACACGCCGCTGATCCTGCCCCTGCACGGGGAGTTGGACCGCGCGCGGGAAGAAGCCGCATCCAAAGGCACGAAGATCGGCACCACGGGCCGTGGCATCGGCCCGGCCTACGAGGACAAGGTCGGCCGCCGTGCCATCCGTGTGGCGGACCTGGCCGACGAGGCGACGTTGATCGCCCGTGTTGACCGCGCCTTGCAGCACCATGATCCGCTGCGCCGCGGCCTGGGCATCGACGCCGTGGACCGCGATGGGCTGATCGCCCAGCTGAAGGAGATCGCGAGCAAGATCCTGCCCTATGCCGCCCCGGTCTGGAAGGTGCTGAACGAGAAGCGTCGCGCCGGCAACCGCATCCTGTTCGAGGGCGCGCAGGGCGCGCTGCTGGATATTGATTTCGGCACCTACCCCTTTGTCACCTCGTCCAACGTGATCGCGGGGCAGGCGGCGACGGGCACCGGGGTTGGCCCCGGTTCGATCGATTTCGTGCTGGGCATCGTCAAGGCCTACACGACCCGCGTTGGCGAAGGTCCGTTCCCGACAGAGCTGGACGACGAGAACGGCCAGCGCCTGGGGGAACAGGGCCATGAATTCGGCACCACCACCGGGCGCAAGCGGCGCTGCGGCTGGTTCGACGCCTGCCTGGTGCGCCAGACCTGCGTGACCAGCGGCGTGACCGGCATCGCCCTGACCAAGCTGGACGTGCTGGACGGGTTCGAGACACTGAAGATCTGCACCGGCTACGAGCTGGACGGGGAGCGGCTGGATTATCTGCCCATCGCCGCCGATCAGCAGGCCCGTTGCACGCCGATCTACGAGGAAATGCCGGGCTGGAGCGAATCGACCGAAGGCGCCCGCAGCTGGGCTGATCTGCCGGCCAATGCGATCAAGTACGTGCGCCGGGTCGAAGAGCTGATCGAATGCCCCGTGGCCCTTCTGTCAACCTCGCCTGAGCGGGAAGACACGATTCTGGTCACCGATCCGTTCTCCGATTGA
- a CDS encoding DUF2842 domain-containing protein: MALSYKARRRWALVILLIGLPVYIVAAISILNWLDRPSMVVELVVYVGLGLLWALPFRAVFRGIGQADPGAATGGNPEADLAATQSDDSGADQDRPGRT, translated from the coding sequence ATGGCGCTGAGCTACAAGGCACGGCGCCGCTGGGCGTTGGTCATCCTGCTGATCGGTCTGCCGGTCTACATCGTGGCTGCGATTTCCATTCTGAACTGGCTGGACCGACCATCGATGGTGGTGGAACTGGTGGTCTATGTCGGGCTGGGCCTGTTGTGGGCGCTGCCGTTCCGCGCGGTGTTCCGGGGCATCGGGCAGGCCGACCCCGGAGCGGCCACAGGGGGCAACCCGGAAGCAGACCTGGCGGCGACGCAATCGGACGATTCAGGGGCCGACCAGGACCGGCCGGGCCGGACGTAA
- a CDS encoding multidrug effflux MFS transporter, translating to MLRPAKTPPHLLTLIMLTGASVMSLNMFAPSLAHMAADFDVDYGVMSLAIGGYLAVTAVVQVLVGPLSDRYGRRPLLLGGLAIFALASLVCALTESFTVFLVARICQTGVGAGMALSRAVIRDMFETREAAKKMSLVAFMMAVAPMVGPTIGGFLDSAFGWRASFWAYCGGGAILFAIAWLDLGETHHQRSRSFATQFASYPELFRSRRFWGYATCMGFSVGTFYIFIAGAPLVVKAVFGMTTARLGVFMGTITLGFMLGAGLSTRLNARVSITAMMLAGRVVALVGLGGATVLLAFGIVSVPLFFGAMVLSGIGNGLTTPNASAGALSVRPHLAGTASGVSSAMIVGFGAVLSTLTGAVVSAEQGVWLLPGLMALASLAGLVSALSVLRIDRREGALAKRPGAGA from the coding sequence ATGCTGCGCCCTGCAAAGACCCCGCCCCACCTGCTGACCCTGATCATGCTGACCGGCGCTTCGGTCATGTCGCTGAACATGTTCGCGCCCTCTCTGGCCCACATGGCCGCGGATTTCGACGTGGATTACGGGGTGATGAGCCTGGCCATCGGCGGCTACCTGGCGGTGACAGCGGTGGTGCAGGTCCTGGTCGGGCCGCTGTCGGACCGCTACGGGCGGCGGCCGCTGCTGCTGGGCGGGCTGGCGATCTTTGCCTTGGCCTCGCTGGTCTGTGCGCTGACCGAAAGTTTCACGGTCTTCCTGGTCGCGCGGATCTGTCAGACCGGCGTCGGCGCCGGCATGGCGCTGAGCCGGGCGGTGATCCGCGACATGTTCGAGACCAGGGAGGCGGCGAAGAAGATGTCCCTGGTGGCCTTCATGATGGCGGTCGCGCCGATGGTGGGACCGACGATCGGCGGATTTCTCGATTCCGCCTTCGGCTGGCGGGCCAGCTTCTGGGCCTATTGCGGCGGTGGGGCGATCCTGTTCGCCATCGCCTGGCTGGATCTGGGGGAAACGCATCACCAGCGCTCTCGCAGCTTTGCCACGCAATTCGCTAGCTATCCCGAGCTGTTCCGCTCTCGCCGGTTCTGGGGCTACGCGACCTGCATGGGGTTCTCCGTCGGTACGTTCTACATCTTCATCGCCGGCGCCCCGTTGGTGGTGAAGGCGGTGTTCGGCATGACCACTGCGCGGCTGGGCGTCTTCATGGGCACCATCACCCTGGGTTTCATGCTGGGGGCCGGGCTGTCGACACGGCTGAATGCGCGGGTGTCGATCACCGCGATGATGCTGGCCGGGCGCGTGGTCGCACTGGTGGGGCTGGGCGGCGCAACGGTCCTGCTGGCGTTCGGCATCGTGTCCGTGCCGCTGTTCTTTGGCGCGATGGTGCTGTCGGGAATCGGCAACGGGCTGACCACGCCCAATGCCTCCGCCGGGGCGCTGTCGGTGCGGCCGCACCTGGCCGGCACGGCCTCCGGGGTCAGCAGCGCGATGATCGTGGGATTTGGCGCCGTGCTGTCGACGCTGACCGGGGCCGTCGTTTCGGCCGAGCAGGGGGTGTGGTTGCTGCCGGGTCTGATGGCGTTGGCCAGCCTTGCGGGCCTGGTCTCGGCCCTGTCGGTCCTGCGCATCGACCGACGCGAGGGGGCACTTGCCAAGCGCCCTGGCGCGGGGGCGTAG
- the osmF gene encoding ABC transporter substrate-binding protein codes for MKTTILLGTGLALALAGSAQADITVSSKIDTEGGLLGNIIALALEDAGLPVERRLQLGGTQVVREAILAGQIDIYPEYTGNAAFFFNEADSDVWKDAAKAHARAAELDSDNAITWLDSAPANNTWAIALTGPVASENGLTTMSEFGTWVAGGGEVKLAASTEFVSSPAVLPAMQETYGFSLSQDQTVILSGGDTAATIQAAARGTSGVNAAMVYGTDGGVGATGLVVMADDKGVQPVYEPAPIIRDAVLAEYPAIPEILNPIMAGLDMATLQKLNGRIQVGGEPAESVARDYLTQAGILD; via the coding sequence ATGAAAACCACCATCCTACTCGGCACCGGTCTGGCCCTTGCGCTGGCGGGGTCCGCACAGGCGGACATTACCGTGTCCTCCAAGATCGACACCGAGGGCGGCCTGCTGGGCAACATCATCGCCCTGGCCCTGGAAGACGCCGGCCTGCCCGTCGAACGGCGCTTGCAGCTGGGCGGCACCCAGGTCGTCCGGGAAGCCATCCTGGCCGGGCAGATCGACATCTACCCCGAATATACCGGCAACGCTGCGTTCTTCTTCAACGAGGCCGACAGCGACGTGTGGAAGGATGCGGCCAAGGCCCATGCCCGCGCCGCCGAACTGGATAGCGATAACGCCATCACCTGGCTTGACAGCGCCCCCGCCAACAACACCTGGGCGATCGCCCTGACCGGGCCGGTCGCCTCGGAGAACGGGCTGACCACCATGTCGGAATTCGGCACCTGGGTCGCCGGGGGCGGAGAGGTCAAACTGGCTGCATCGACCGAATTCGTCTCCTCCCCCGCCGTGCTACCGGCGATGCAGGAGACCTACGGCTTCTCCCTGTCGCAGGACCAGACGGTAATCCTGTCGGGCGGCGACACGGCGGCGACGATCCAGGCGGCGGCGCGCGGCACCTCGGGTGTGAATGCGGCGATGGTTTACGGCACCGATGGCGGTGTGGGTGCCACCGGGCTGGTGGTGATGGCGGATGACAAGGGCGTGCAGCCGGTCTATGAACCCGCCCCGATCATCCGCGACGCCGTGCTGGCCGAATATCCCGCCATCCCCGAGATCCTGAACCCGATCATGGCCGGGCTGGACATGGCCACCCTGCAAAAGCTGAACGGCCGCATCCAGGTTGGCGGTGAACCGGCCGAATCCGTCGCTCGCGACTACCTGACCCAGGCCGGGATCCTGGACTGA